AAAGGTTACTTTGAAGTAGCAAACGGCGGAACCATCTTTTTAGACGAGGTTGCTGAACTGCCTTTAGGTACACAGGCACGTTTACTGCGTATTTTAGAAAGTGGCGAATACTTACGTGTAGGTTCGTCTAAAGTACAGAAAACAGATGTTCGTATTATTGCAGCCACTAATGTTGATGTGTATAACCGTGTTAAGAACGGAAAATTCCGCGAAGATTTATATTATAGGTTAAATACCGTTCCATTGCGTATTCCGGCTTTGCAGGAGCGTAAAGAAGATATTTATTTATTATTCAGAAAATTCGCCGCCGATTTTAGCGATAAATACCGTAGTCCGGCATTACACCTCGAACCAGATGCCATTCAGATCTTAACCAATTACAGCTGGCCGGGTAATGTTCGCCAGTTAAAAAATATTGCCGAGCAGATCTGTGTATTAGAGAAAGACCGAAATGTAAGCGGACAGGCCATTTTAAACTATATTCCGAACGAAGCTGGAAGTAATTTGCCAATGGCGATTAACGCACAGTCGAAAGAGGATTTTACAGAAAGAGATATTTTGTACAAGGTGCTTTTTGACATGAAAAAGGATATGGTTGAGCTTAAAAAACTAGTTGCCGAAATTATTCAGCACGGTGGAAATACCGCTACTGTTTTGGCAGATAACCCACAGTATATCAATCAGCTGTACCGTGATGTAGAATTGCCGGCAGGACAAGAGCATGCCTTTACCATTCAGCAGCCTACGCCAAGCAATAATAACATTAACAACAATAACAATGCTGATTATTTTGCGCACGAGGCAGAGGAGGTAGAAGAATCTTTGTCGCTAGTGGATAAAGAATCAGACCTGATTAAAAAGGCATTAAAAAAACATAAAGGTAAAAGGAAGTTTGCTGCGCAAGAATTGGGCATTTCAGAGCGTACCCTGTACAGAAAAATTAAAGAATTAAATTTATAAGTTCATCGCCTTTAAAAACAAACCGAGTTTTTGCGAGCTCATTAACCAAGCGAAGCGTTCTCTTGAACACCATTGAGAAAATAAATGCAAGTGAAAAATGCCATTAAAAACAATGAGCAATAATTAATAATTATACAACTGATGAAAATAAAAATATTTGCTTTAATCCTTGTTGCTTCAATACTGAGCGCCTGCTCTTATAAATTCAGTGGAGCATCAACAACAGGATTAAAAACAGTGGTTGTGCGTGTATTTGAAAACAATGCACCATTAGTGGTGCCAACATTAAGTAACCAGATTACCGAATCGTTAAAAAGCCGCATCCGTAATCAGACCAAATTGATTATTTCTCCCACAGGTGAAGGTGATGCATCATTTGAAGGCAGAATAACAGGTTATGATATTAAACCGGTTGCGCTTCAAAATAGTGCTACACCTACTTCGGGCGCAAATAGGTTAACCATAACCGTTTCGGTAAAATATAAGAACAATATAAAAGAACACGAAAAAGAAAGTTTTGAAGAAAGCTTTACCAAATATTTTGATTTTCCAATCAACGGGGCACCAATTCAAACGTTATTGCCTGGCGCTATCGAAAATATTAACAAGCAATTATCGGAAGATATTTTTAACCGTGCATTTGCACAGTGGTAAAAAGCAGGATTCTAAAAGACAAAATTTTCAAAACCCGTCTACATTTTTTTAACTTAGCGGCAAACCTCGATAATGGATAACAAAAAGCTACTGGCAGATTTACTTGCGCAACCTGGAAAGGTTAAGCCAGAGCATGCATCCATGTTGCAGGAAATGGCTCAGCAATTTCCATATTCACAGCCTATCCATCTACTTTTGGCTAAAGCCAATGCTTCATTTATTCCAAAGGCTGCGTTATATAGCCAGGGGCATGTATTGTTTCATGTGTTAAATATGGTTCCAGTTGACGAGGCAAAACAGGAAGATGAAGCTGAAATTAGTGTAGCTGTTACGGAATATACACAGGAAGAGCCGGAAGTTTTTGAAGAAATAAGTGAGTTTTCGCATGATGCCCATTCATCTACAAATCAAGCTGTAAACGTAGAAACACCAAATCACCTGCCAGGTATTGATAGCCATTTAATGGACTTACCTGCGGATGATGATTCTTTTATCGAAAGTGTTGCCGCTACTGATTTCTTTGCCTTTGAGCAGAAATTAAGCACAGATGTGGTTACAGTCGCTCCAGAAATCGAAACGGTAGTTCCAGACGAGCCTGAAAGAAATTTTGTTTCGCAATATAACGACGATAAGCTTCCATACACGTTTTTGTGGTGGTTAGCTAAAACGCGTAAAGAGCATGAGCAGATTTTTCAGCCCTATGCTCATCCTAGTGCCGATAAGGCAAAACCACAGCTCCAAAATAAACCACGGCAAGAAAGCGCCGAGTTTCAACAGCAGTATGTAGAGCATATCTTTCATATTCAGACTCCTTTTGAGGTAGCAGATCATTTAGCCGAATATCCTTCTGCCGAAATTAAAGATGCGAAGGGGGCAGAAATTATCGAGAAATTCTTAAAAGAAGATCCAACAATCAAGCCGCCTAAGCCAGAACAGATAGATAACGAAAATAAGGCAAAGAAAAGCGCAGAAGACAATTACGACCTTGTTTCGGAGACTTTGGCTAAAATTTATATCGAGCAAATGCTTTATCACAAAGCCATAGATACTTATAAAAAATTAAGTTTGAAATATCCGGAAAAAAGCCGTTACTTTGCCGACCTTATCCAATCTATAGAAAAGAAATTTTAAAATATAATATTACCATGGTAACCTTTTTAATCATTTTATTAATTATTGCGTGTGTAGCCTTAGGCTTATTTGTTTTAGTACAAAACCCTAAAGGTGGTGGTTTAGCTACAGGCGGTGGCACCAGTAACATGTTTGGTGTACAACGTACTGGCGATGTTTTAGAAAAAGGATCGTGGGTATTGTTAACGCTAATAGTAGTATTAACCCTTGCCGTTACTACAATTGCTAAAACTAGCGGTGGTAGTGCTGCGGTTGGAAACTCAGCTATTCAGGAGCGTTTAGATAAAACGCCATCACCATCTCCAATTGGTGGAAATTTAAACAGCACTAAACCTGCTGCTTCAACTCCGGCTAAAACCGATTCGACAAAGAAATAAATAATACTTACCCGTATTTTATAAAGCTTTCCTCAAAAGGGAAAGCTTTTTTGTTTTAATATCCGGAAAAATGAATGAATACCCTTTGTCTCTTAACACACATTTAACATAAAAAGCTTTAAATTGCAGCATGAAATTAAGCGTGCTGGTTCTATTTACTGCTCTTGCCGTTGGTCTTTCCATCGGGATGGTTAATTTTTATTTTCAGCATAGCCTGTATTACTTGGCTATTTCTTTTGGTGTATCGTTTCTGTGCAGTTTTTTGGTTTTTTATTATTTACTTGAGAAGTATATCTACACCAAAATTAAACTCATCTACAAGCTCATCCATAATCTTAAATTGGGTAAAGATTTAAAAGATGCGCTGGGTGAGTATGTGAGTTCCGATCCGATTAATGATGTTGAACAAGAAGTAAAGGAATGGGCTGGCGCAAAGAAAAAAGAAATAGACCTGTTAAAAAAACAGGAACAGTTTAGAAGAGAGTTTCTTTCAAATGTTTCGCATGAATTTAAAACGCCGCTTTTTGCCATTCAAGGTTACATCGAAACTTTGCAGGATTGCCTGGTAGATGATCCCGATCAGGCGGTTTTATTCCTGAAAAAAGCAGAAAATAATGTAGAGCGACTGAGTTATTTAATTAATGA
The nucleotide sequence above comes from Pedobacter riviphilus. Encoded proteins:
- a CDS encoding sigma 54-interacting transcriptional regulator; the encoded protein is MDTQNIKQRFGIIGNSPLLNRAIDIASQVAPTDMSVLITGESGSGKEVFSQIIHQMSARKHGAFIAVNCGAIPEGTIDSELFGHEKGSFTGAHEARKGYFEVANGGTIFLDEVAELPLGTQARLLRILESGEYLRVGSSKVQKTDVRIIAATNVDVYNRVKNGKFREDLYYRLNTVPLRIPALQERKEDIYLLFRKFAADFSDKYRSPALHLEPDAIQILTNYSWPGNVRQLKNIAEQICVLEKDRNVSGQAILNYIPNEAGSNLPMAINAQSKEDFTERDILYKVLFDMKKDMVELKKLVAEIIQHGGNTATVLADNPQYINQLYRDVELPAGQEHAFTIQQPTPSNNNINNNNNADYFAHEAEEVEESLSLVDKESDLIKKALKKHKGKRKFAAQELGISERTLYRKIKELNL
- a CDS encoding LptE family protein → MKIKIFALILVASILSACSYKFSGASTTGLKTVVVRVFENNAPLVVPTLSNQITESLKSRIRNQTKLIISPTGEGDASFEGRITGYDIKPVALQNSATPTSGANRLTITVSVKYKNNIKEHEKESFEESFTKYFDFPINGAPIQTLLPGAIENINKQLSEDIFNRAFAQW
- the secG gene encoding preprotein translocase subunit SecG, giving the protein MVTFLIILLIIACVALGLFVLVQNPKGGGLATGGGTSNMFGVQRTGDVLEKGSWVLLTLIVVLTLAVTTIAKTSGGSAAVGNSAIQERLDKTPSPSPIGGNLNSTKPAASTPAKTDSTKK
- a CDS encoding sensor histidine kinase, which gives rise to MKLSVLVLFTALAVGLSIGMVNFYFQHSLYYLAISFGVSFLCSFLVFYYLLEKYIYTKIKLIYKLIHNLKLGKDLKDALGEYVSSDPINDVEQEVKEWAGAKKKEIDLLKKQEQFRREFLSNVSHEFKTPLFAIQGYIETLQDCLVDDPDQAVLFLKKAENNVERLSYLINDLDVISKLETGESPINYQKFDFVQLAKEVMENLEDRAEAKNIKLFFKDKYTAITLVSADREKIRQVLINLLVNSIKYGIDGGETAIKIFELHDQVLIEVTDNGIGIEEKHLLRLFERFYRIDTHRAREVGGTGLGLAIVKHILEAHQQTISVRSTPGIGTTFAFTLQKGG